In Gordonia phthalatica, one genomic interval encodes:
- a CDS encoding M23 family metallopeptidase, producing MNSVAGLVLLLLLPQPPATARPAYDWPLQPRPSVTRAFDPPAKRWLSGHRGVDLGTQRETAVLAARAGTVTFAGSVVDRGVVSVLHPDGITTTYEPVTPQVRRGEHVRTGQVIGYLDAGHDGCTTAACLHWGARRGSGRTADYLNPLGLLGLLRVRLKPVQ from the coding sequence ATGAACAGTGTCGCAGGACTCGTCCTCCTACTCCTCCTCCCCCAACCCCCGGCCACCGCCCGCCCCGCGTACGACTGGCCGCTGCAGCCGCGCCCGTCGGTGACGCGGGCATTCGATCCGCCGGCGAAGCGCTGGTTGTCGGGGCATCGCGGCGTCGATCTGGGAACGCAGCGGGAGACGGCGGTCCTCGCCGCACGCGCCGGCACCGTGACGTTCGCGGGTTCGGTGGTGGATCGCGGCGTGGTGTCCGTCCTGCATCCCGACGGGATCACCACCACGTACGAGCCGGTGACTCCGCAGGTGCGGCGTGGCGAGCACGTCCGGACGGGCCAGGTGATCGGCTATCTCGATGCCGGGCACGACGGATGCACTACCGCCGCGTGCCTGCACTGGGGTGCGCGACGCGGTTCGGGCCGGACCGCGGACTACCTGAATCCGCTGGGGCTGCTGGGCCTGCTGCGGGTTCGGTTGAAGCCGGTGCAGTGA
- the rpsB gene encoding 30S ribosomal protein S2 produces MAVVTMKQLLDSGAHFGHQTRRWNPKMKRFIFTDRNGIYIIDLQQTLSYIDRAYEFVKETVAHGGTVLFVGTKKQAQESIAAEATRVGMPYVNQRWLGGMLTNFNTVHKRLQRMKELETMEQTGGFEGRTKKEILMLTREKNKLERTLGGIRDMAKVPSAVWIVDTNKEHIAVGEARKLNIPVIAILDTNCDPDVVDYPIPANDDAIRSAALLTRVIASAVAEGVQARAGKTAGDAKPEAGEGEPLAEWEQELLAEATAPAAAPAATDGATEAPAAE; encoded by the coding sequence ATGGCTGTCGTGACCATGAAGCAGCTGCTTGACAGCGGCGCACACTTCGGGCATCAGACCCGCCGTTGGAACCCGAAGATGAAGCGATTCATCTTCACCGACCGCAACGGCATCTACATCATCGACCTGCAGCAGACGCTGTCGTACATCGACCGCGCCTACGAGTTCGTCAAGGAGACCGTCGCCCACGGCGGCACCGTCCTCTTCGTCGGAACCAAGAAGCAGGCGCAGGAGTCGATCGCCGCAGAGGCGACTCGCGTCGGCATGCCGTACGTCAACCAGCGTTGGCTCGGTGGCATGCTCACCAACTTCAACACCGTGCACAAGCGTCTCCAGCGCATGAAGGAGCTGGAGACCATGGAGCAGACCGGTGGCTTCGAGGGTCGCACCAAGAAGGAAATCCTCATGCTCACGCGTGAGAAGAACAAGCTGGAGCGCACCCTGGGCGGCATCCGCGACATGGCCAAGGTTCCCTCGGCCGTGTGGATCGTCGACACCAACAAGGAGCACATCGCCGTCGGCGAGGCGCGCAAGCTGAACATCCCGGTCATCGCGATCCTGGACACCAACTGCGATCCCGACGTCGTCGACTACCCGATCCCGGCGAACGACGACGCCATCCGCAGCGCCGCCCTGCTCACCCGCGTCATCGCTTCGGCCGTGGCCGAGGGCGTTCAGGCACGTGCGGGCAAGACCGCGGGCGACGCCAAGCCGGAAGCCGGCGAGGGCGAGCCGCTCGCCGAGTGGGAGCAGGAACTGCTCGCCGAGGCGACCGCCCCGGCAGCGGCTCCGGCCGCCACCGATGGCGCAACCGAGGCTCCGGCCGCAGAATAA
- the tsf gene encoding translation elongation factor Ts — translation MANYTAADVKRLRELTGSGMLDCKNALANNDGDFDKAVEELRIKGAKDVGKRAARATAEGLVAARDGVMVELNSETDFVAKNDEFQKLADDVLAAAIEARTNDVDALLAAKLGDGTVADAVEALSAKIGEKLVLRRVASYDGPVAVYLHKRASDLPPSVGVLVSYTGEGDVAAEAARGAAMQVAALKAKYASRDEVPAEIVEQERHVAEETAKAEGKPEKALPKIIEGRVNGFYKDVVLVDQPSVTDSKKTVKAILDEAGAAVVAFTRFEVGQA, via the coding sequence ATGGCGAACTACACCGCTGCGGACGTCAAGCGTCTGCGCGAACTGACCGGCTCGGGAATGCTCGACTGCAAGAACGCTCTTGCGAACAACGACGGTGACTTCGACAAGGCCGTCGAGGAGCTTCGTATCAAGGGCGCCAAGGACGTGGGCAAGCGCGCCGCACGTGCCACCGCCGAGGGCCTCGTCGCCGCTCGCGACGGCGTCATGGTCGAGCTCAACAGCGAGACCGACTTCGTCGCCAAGAACGACGAGTTCCAGAAGCTCGCCGACGACGTCCTGGCCGCCGCCATCGAGGCACGCACCAACGACGTCGACGCGCTGCTGGCCGCCAAGCTGGGCGACGGCACCGTCGCCGACGCCGTCGAGGCCCTGTCGGCCAAGATCGGCGAGAAGCTGGTCCTGCGTCGCGTCGCATCGTACGACGGCCCCGTCGCCGTGTACCTGCACAAGCGCGCCTCGGATCTGCCGCCGAGCGTCGGCGTCCTGGTCTCGTACACCGGCGAGGGCGACGTCGCCGCGGAGGCCGCTCGCGGCGCCGCCATGCAGGTCGCTGCGCTGAAGGCCAAGTACGCCAGCCGCGACGAGGTCCCCGCGGAGATCGTGGAGCAGGAGCGCCACGTCGCCGAGGAGACCGCCAAGGCCGAGGGCAAGCCGGAGAAGGCTCTGCCGAAGATCATCGAGGGCCGTGTCAACGGTTTCTACAAGGACGTCGTCCTGGTGGACCAGCCGTCGGTCACCGACTCCAAGAAGACCGTCAAGGCCATCCTGGACGAGGCAGGCGCCGCCGTCGTCGCGTTCACCCGCTTCGAGGTCGGCCAGGCCTAG
- the pyrH gene encoding UMP kinase translates to MSESQSTADEARTGFSRVLLKLGGEMFGGGSVGLDPDVVGAVADQIAEVVASGVQVGIVIGGGNFFRGAELQQRGLDRSRSDYMGMLGTVMNCLALQDFLEKRGVTTRVQTAITMGQVAEPYLPLRAVRHLEKGRVVIFGAGMGMPYFSTDTTAAQRALEIKAEAVLMAKAVDGVYSDDPRTNPNAELFREITHREVIEKELKVADATAFSLCMDNNMPMLVFNLLERGNIARAVAGEPIGTLVRTVTEN, encoded by the coding sequence ATGAGCGAATCGCAGTCGACCGCAGACGAGGCTAGGACCGGCTTCTCCCGAGTGCTCTTGAAGCTCGGTGGCGAGATGTTCGGTGGAGGCTCCGTCGGACTGGATCCGGATGTCGTCGGAGCGGTGGCCGACCAGATCGCCGAGGTCGTCGCCTCCGGCGTGCAGGTGGGCATCGTGATCGGCGGAGGCAACTTCTTCCGCGGCGCGGAATTGCAACAGCGCGGTCTGGACCGCTCGCGCTCGGACTACATGGGCATGCTCGGCACCGTCATGAACTGTCTGGCCCTCCAGGACTTCCTGGAGAAGCGTGGCGTCACCACGCGCGTTCAGACCGCGATCACCATGGGACAGGTGGCCGAGCCGTACCTGCCGCTGCGTGCTGTCCGCCACCTGGAGAAGGGCCGCGTCGTGATCTTCGGTGCAGGCATGGGCATGCCCTACTTCTCCACCGACACCACCGCGGCGCAGCGAGCGCTGGAGATCAAGGCCGAGGCCGTCCTGATGGCGAAGGCCGTCGACGGCGTCTACTCCGACGATCCGCGCACCAATCCGAACGCTGAGCTCTTCCGTGAGATCACCCACCGCGAGGTCATCGAGAAGGAGTTGAAGGTCGCCGACGCGACGGCGTTCAGCCTCTGCATGGACAACAACATGCCGATGCTGGTGTTCAACCTCCTGGAGCGTGGAAACATCGCACGTGCGGTCGCCGGAGAGCCCATCGGCACCCTGGTCCGCACCGTGACCGAGAACTGA
- the frr gene encoding ribosome recycling factor — protein MIDEALLEAEEKMEKAVDHLRNDMASIRTGRANPAMFNKIAIEYYGAMTPITQVSSINAPEPRLIVIKPYEPSTMHDIETAIRNSDLGVNPTNDGNVIRVAIPQLTEERRKQLGKQARGKGEDAKVTIRNVRRKAVDELKRIQKDGDAGEDEVVRAEKDLQKTTDSYTDTVDELVKNKEAELLEV, from the coding sequence ATGATCGACGAAGCTCTACTCGAAGCCGAAGAGAAGATGGAGAAGGCGGTCGACCATCTGCGGAACGACATGGCCTCCATCCGCACCGGCCGCGCCAACCCGGCGATGTTCAACAAGATCGCGATCGAGTACTACGGTGCGATGACTCCGATCACACAGGTGTCGAGCATCAACGCCCCGGAACCGCGCCTGATCGTGATCAAGCCGTACGAGCCGTCGACCATGCACGACATCGAGACCGCGATCCGCAACTCCGATCTCGGCGTCAACCCGACCAACGACGGCAACGTCATCCGCGTCGCAATCCCGCAGCTCACCGAGGAGCGTCGCAAGCAGCTCGGCAAGCAGGCCCGCGGCAAGGGCGAGGACGCCAAGGTCACCATCCGCAACGTCCGCCGCAAGGCCGTCGACGAGCTCAAGCGCATCCAGAAGGACGGCGACGCCGGCGAGGACGAGGTGGTGCGCGCGGAGAAGGACCTCCAGAAGACCACCGACTCCTACACCGACACCGTCGACGAACTGGTCAAGAACAAGGAAGCCGAGCTGCTCGAGGTATGA
- a CDS encoding phosphatidate cytidylyltransferase, with protein MTSTPEGAQAPAKGSRAGRNLPAAIGVGCSLGAVLIAVLLLVPWAWYIVVSIALAIATWEVVKRLRDGGYAVPVIPMLVGGQAIIWLSWPYGLEASFVAMAATVLVMMVWKLVGQGLSNAPENYMRDLSVAVLVLAWLPMLATFGVDMVRQDLGNMRVFTLVIVVVCSDVGGYAAGVLFGKHPMAPAISPKKSWEGLAGSAIVGTIGATACAYWLLETPHWWIGPILGPLLVVVATTGDLVESQIKRDLGIKDMGTLLPGHGGIMDRLDSLLPSAFITWVVLALLL; from the coding sequence ATGACGAGCACACCGGAAGGCGCTCAGGCGCCCGCGAAGGGGTCGCGCGCGGGACGCAACCTGCCCGCCGCCATCGGCGTCGGCTGCAGCCTCGGCGCGGTGCTCATCGCCGTCCTGCTGCTGGTGCCGTGGGCCTGGTACATCGTCGTCTCGATCGCCCTCGCCATCGCGACCTGGGAGGTCGTCAAACGCCTGCGCGACGGCGGCTACGCCGTCCCGGTGATCCCGATGCTGGTCGGTGGTCAGGCGATCATCTGGCTGTCGTGGCCGTACGGCCTCGAGGCGTCGTTCGTCGCGATGGCGGCGACCGTCCTGGTCATGATGGTGTGGAAGCTGGTCGGCCAGGGACTGTCGAACGCGCCGGAAAACTACATGCGCGACCTCTCCGTCGCGGTGCTGGTCCTGGCGTGGCTGCCGATGCTCGCGACGTTCGGTGTCGACATGGTCCGGCAGGACCTCGGCAACATGCGGGTCTTCACCCTCGTGATCGTCGTGGTCTGCTCCGACGTCGGCGGCTACGCGGCGGGCGTCCTGTTCGGCAAGCATCCGATGGCGCCGGCCATCAGCCCGAAGAAGTCGTGGGAGGGTCTGGCCGGGTCCGCGATCGTCGGCACCATCGGCGCCACCGCCTGCGCGTACTGGCTGCTCGAGACTCCGCACTGGTGGATAGGCCCGATCCTGGGCCCGCTGCTGGTGGTCGTCGCCACCACCGGCGACCTCGTCGAATCGCAGATCAAGCGCGACCTCGGCATCAAGGACATGGGAACCCTGCTGCCGGGCCACGGCGGAATCATGGACCGCCTGGACTCGCTGCTGCCGTCCGCCTTCATCACCTGGGTCGTTCTCGCGCTCCTGCTGTGA
- the rlmN gene encoding 23S rRNA (adenine(2503)-C(2))-methyltransferase RlmN, with the protein MTSLPLVFDAPKRGMPPKHFADLDAQGRIDAVAELGLPKFRANQLAKHYFARLTADVDEMTDLPAGKRDEVGEKLFPTLMTPVRHISCDDDSTRKTLWRLHDGTLLESVLMRYPERNTLCISSQAGCGMACPFCATGQGGLDRNLSTGEIVDQVRAAARALRDGEVGEPGRLSNIVFMGMGEPLANYKRVVDAVRKITSPAPDGFGISARSVTVSTVGLAPAIRRLADEGLSVTLAVSLHTPDDELRDTLVPVNNRWSVSEVLEAARYYADQTGRRVSIEYALIRDVNDQPWRADLLGRKLRAALGSLVHVNLIPLNPTPGSEWDASPKPVEAEFVRRVREHGVSCTVRDTRGQEIAAACGQLAAEEK; encoded by the coding sequence GTGACTTCTCTGCCTCTCGTGTTCGACGCCCCCAAACGCGGCATGCCGCCCAAGCACTTCGCCGACTTGGACGCGCAGGGCCGCATCGACGCGGTCGCCGAGCTCGGGCTGCCCAAGTTTCGTGCGAATCAGCTGGCCAAGCACTACTTCGCGCGTCTGACCGCCGACGTCGATGAGATGACCGACCTGCCCGCGGGCAAGCGCGACGAGGTCGGGGAGAAGCTGTTTCCGACGCTGATGACGCCGGTCCGGCACATCTCGTGCGACGACGACAGCACCCGCAAGACGTTGTGGCGCCTGCACGACGGAACTCTGCTGGAATCGGTCCTCATGCGGTATCCGGAGCGGAACACGCTGTGCATCTCCTCACAGGCCGGTTGCGGTATGGCCTGCCCGTTCTGCGCGACGGGGCAGGGCGGCCTCGACCGCAACCTCTCGACCGGCGAGATCGTCGACCAGGTTCGGGCCGCCGCCCGAGCGCTCCGCGACGGTGAGGTCGGCGAGCCGGGACGACTGTCGAACATCGTGTTCATGGGCATGGGGGAGCCGCTCGCCAACTACAAGCGCGTGGTCGACGCGGTCCGCAAGATCACCTCACCCGCTCCCGACGGCTTCGGCATCTCGGCCCGCTCGGTGACCGTCTCGACGGTGGGTCTGGCACCCGCGATCCGTCGCCTGGCCGACGAGGGCCTGTCGGTGACTCTCGCGGTGTCTCTGCACACGCCCGACGACGAACTCCGCGACACCCTGGTCCCGGTCAACAACCGCTGGTCGGTCAGCGAGGTCCTGGAGGCCGCCCGCTACTACGCCGACCAGACCGGTCGCCGGGTATCCATCGAGTACGCCCTGATCCGCGACGTGAACGACCAGCCGTGGCGCGCCGACCTGCTCGGCAGGAAGCTCCGGGCCGCCCTCGGCTCCCTGGTCCACGTCAACCTGATTCCGCTGAACCCGACGCCGGGCTCCGAGTGGGACGCCAGCCCCAAGCCGGTGGAGGCCGAGTTCGTGCGCCGCGTCCGCGAGCACGGCGTGTCGTGCACCGTCCGCGACACCCGGGGCCAGGAGATCGCCGCGGCCTGCGGTCAGCTCGCGGCAGAGGAGAAGTAG
- a CDS encoding DUF2631 domain-containing protein, translated as MASTEVATIDTGWVREPADAPSARFGWHGVARKSIAVAAVVVGLILLGMLKGNHVGHVEDIYLVVIAVALIGYALFQMIPRKGAWKR; from the coding sequence GTGGCAAGCACTGAGGTCGCAACCATCGATACCGGATGGGTGCGCGAGCCCGCCGATGCACCGTCGGCCCGCTTCGGCTGGCACGGTGTCGCCCGCAAGTCGATCGCCGTCGCAGCGGTCGTCGTGGGTCTGATCCTGCTCGGCATGCTGAAGGGCAACCACGTCGGTCACGTCGAGGACATCTACCTCGTCGTCATCGCCGTCGCGCTGATCGGCTACGCCCTCTTCCAGATGATCCCCCGCAAGGGCGCCTGGAAGCGCTGA
- the dxr gene encoding 1-deoxy-D-xylulose-5-phosphate reductoisomerase has translation MWGVTTRVLILGSTGSIGTQALEVVAEHPDLFRVVGLGAGGGHLELLEKQVAECGLSPSQVAVANADAATRLSERLGGTVIGGDDAMVRLVETVEADVILNGVVGALGLGPSLAALKSGARLALANKESLVAGGALVLDAAAPGQIVPVDSEHSAIAQCLRGGTAAEVDHLVLTASGGPFRGWTAEQVRDVTPEQAGKHPTWSMGPMITLNSATLVNKALEVIEAHLLFDVDYDRIDVTVHPQSIVHSMVTFVDGATIAKASPPSMKLPIALALGWPNRVPGSSTPCDWSTASSWTFEPVDNEVFPAIDLARAAGKRGGSLTAVFNAANEVAAEGFFAGAITFPRIVGTIADVLADADQWSARPGTVEEVLEADRWARRRAAELVSAQS, from the coding sequence ATGTGGGGTGTGACGACGCGTGTGTTGATTCTGGGATCCACGGGATCCATCGGTACTCAGGCCCTGGAAGTGGTGGCCGAACATCCCGACCTGTTCCGAGTCGTGGGGCTCGGTGCCGGCGGCGGCCACCTGGAGCTTCTGGAGAAACAGGTGGCCGAGTGCGGGCTGTCGCCGTCGCAGGTCGCGGTCGCGAACGCCGATGCCGCAACGCGATTGAGCGAGCGACTGGGCGGAACCGTCATCGGCGGCGACGACGCGATGGTCCGCCTCGTTGAGACGGTCGAGGCCGACGTGATCCTCAACGGTGTCGTCGGCGCCCTCGGTCTGGGACCGAGTCTGGCCGCCCTGAAGTCCGGCGCCCGCCTCGCCCTCGCGAACAAGGAGTCCCTCGTCGCCGGCGGTGCGCTGGTGCTGGACGCGGCCGCGCCCGGACAGATCGTGCCCGTCGACTCCGAGCACTCGGCCATCGCCCAATGCCTGCGCGGCGGCACCGCCGCCGAGGTGGACCACCTGGTGCTGACCGCGTCGGGCGGACCGTTCCGCGGATGGACCGCCGAGCAGGTGCGCGACGTGACCCCCGAACAGGCCGGGAAGCATCCCACCTGGTCGATGGGCCCGATGATCACCCTGAACTCGGCCACCCTGGTCAACAAGGCCCTCGAGGTGATCGAGGCGCACCTGCTGTTCGACGTCGACTACGACCGGATCGACGTGACCGTACACCCGCAGTCCATCGTTCACTCGATGGTGACCTTCGTCGACGGGGCGACCATTGCGAAGGCGTCGCCGCCGTCGATGAAGCTGCCGATCGCGCTGGCACTCGGCTGGCCGAACCGGGTACCCGGATCGTCGACGCCGTGCGACTGGTCCACCGCGTCGAGCTGGACCTTCGAGCCCGTGGACAACGAGGTGTTCCCGGCGATCGATCTGGCGCGGGCCGCGGGCAAGCGTGGCGGCAGCCTCACCGCAGTGTTCAACGCGGCCAACGAGGTGGCGGCGGAGGGCTTCTTCGCCGGTGCGATCACCTTCCCGCGCATCGTCGGCACCATCGCCGACGTGCTCGCCGACGCCGATCAGTGGTCGGCGCGTCCGGGTACTGTCGAAGAGGTGTTGGAAGCCGACCGGTGGGCACGACGACGTGCCGCCGAGTTGGTGTCCGCACAGTCGTGA
- a CDS encoding M50 family metallopeptidase, translated as MSLVLGVALFALALLVSIAWHELGHMWAAQATGMKVRRYFVGFGPTVWSTRRGETEYGIKALPLGGFCDIAGMTPHEELTDDELERAMYRQPTWKRLVVLFAGPMQNFILGFVLIVVLALGWGLPILGNKPVFASSTECVALTTDAKGLPVPCSGPAPSAAAGVKVGDQLIAVDGHTVSDRADLIQRVQESTGSVVLTVERDGVRQDLTVPVTRVQRMVQRDGEAPHSAEVGAIGIGLSTEYTRQYDALSVWGGAVGFTGDLLNETFKALLSLPSKVTGLWHAVTGGERAADSPVSVVGASVLGGEAVERGYWDMFFGLLLSINFFLGAFNLVPLLPLDGGHMAIAVFEKFRNMIRRWRGKIAAGPVDYYKLLPITYAVVIVMGGFMLLTLTADIVNPIKVF; from the coding sequence GTGAGTCTGGTGCTCGGCGTCGCGTTGTTCGCGCTTGCCCTGCTGGTGTCGATCGCATGGCATGAACTCGGTCACATGTGGGCCGCGCAGGCCACCGGCATGAAGGTGCGCCGCTACTTCGTGGGCTTCGGCCCCACCGTCTGGTCCACCCGTCGCGGGGAGACCGAGTACGGCATCAAGGCGCTGCCGCTCGGCGGTTTCTGCGACATCGCGGGCATGACTCCGCATGAGGAGCTCACCGACGACGAGCTCGAGCGCGCGATGTACCGACAGCCGACCTGGAAGCGGCTCGTGGTGCTGTTCGCCGGGCCGATGCAGAACTTCATCCTCGGCTTCGTGCTGATCGTCGTTCTCGCCCTCGGCTGGGGACTCCCGATCCTGGGGAACAAACCCGTCTTCGCGAGCTCCACCGAATGCGTGGCGCTCACCACCGACGCGAAGGGCCTGCCGGTCCCGTGCTCCGGACCGGCGCCGTCCGCCGCTGCCGGCGTCAAGGTGGGGGACCAGCTCATCGCCGTCGACGGCCACACCGTCTCCGACCGCGCCGACCTGATTCAGCGCGTGCAGGAGTCCACCGGCAGCGTGGTCCTCACCGTGGAGCGCGACGGCGTCCGCCAGGACCTGACGGTCCCGGTGACCAGGGTGCAGCGGATGGTCCAGCGCGATGGCGAAGCCCCGCACTCCGCCGAGGTCGGCGCGATCGGCATTGGACTCTCGACCGAATACACCCGCCAGTACGACGCCCTCTCCGTCTGGGGCGGCGCCGTCGGATTCACCGGCGACCTGCTCAACGAGACCTTCAAGGCGCTGCTCTCGCTGCCGTCCAAGGTGACCGGCCTGTGGCACGCCGTCACCGGAGGCGAACGCGCGGCCGACAGTCCCGTCAGCGTGGTCGGCGCCTCGGTCCTGGGCGGAGAAGCGGTGGAACGCGGCTACTGGGACATGTTCTTCGGCCTGCTTCTGAGCATCAACTTCTTCCTCGGCGCGTTCAACCTGGTTCCGCTGCTGCCCCTCGACGGCGGCCACATGGCCATCGCCGTGTTCGAGAAGTTCCGCAACATGATCCGCCGCTGGCGCGGCAAGATCGCCGCCGGTCCGGTGGACTATTACAAGCTGCTGCCGATCACGTACGCGGTGGTGATCGTGATGGGCGGCTTCATGCTGCTCACTCTGACCGCCGACATCGTGAACCCGATCAAGGTGTTCTGA
- the ispG gene encoding flavodoxin-dependent (E)-4-hydroxy-3-methylbut-2-enyl-diphosphate synthase has product MTGIGLGIPMAPPPVLAPRRKTRQIMVGKVGVGSDHPISVQSMCTTKTHDINATLQQIAKLTAAGCDIVRVACPTQDDADALSVIAKKSQIPVIADIHFQPKYIFAAIDAGCAAVRVNPGNIKEFDGRVKEVAKAAGDAGIPIRIGVNAGSLDKRLMKKYGKATPEALVESALWEASLFEEHGFGDIKISVKHNDPVVMVEAYRQLAAQSDYPLHLGVTEAGPAFQGTIKSAVAFGSLLADGIGDTIRVSLSAPPEEEIKVGDAILQSLNLRPRKLEIVSCPSCGRAQVDVYKLANEVTAGLEGLTVPLRVAVMGCVVNGPGEARDADLGVASGNGKGQIFVKGKVIKTVPESEIVETLIAEALRIAEETGETGDGAPVVSVG; this is encoded by the coding sequence ATGACTGGAATCGGCCTCGGCATCCCGATGGCTCCTCCGCCCGTACTGGCCCCGCGCCGCAAGACGAGGCAGATCATGGTCGGGAAAGTCGGTGTCGGTAGCGACCACCCGATCTCGGTTCAGTCCATGTGCACCACCAAGACGCACGACATCAACGCGACACTGCAGCAGATCGCGAAACTGACGGCCGCCGGATGCGACATCGTGCGCGTGGCGTGCCCCACGCAGGACGACGCCGACGCGCTCTCGGTGATCGCGAAGAAGTCGCAGATCCCGGTGATCGCCGACATCCACTTCCAGCCCAAGTACATCTTCGCCGCGATCGACGCCGGGTGCGCCGCCGTCCGCGTGAACCCCGGCAACATCAAGGAGTTCGACGGACGCGTGAAGGAGGTCGCCAAGGCGGCCGGGGATGCGGGCATCCCGATCCGCATCGGCGTCAATGCCGGTTCGCTCGACAAGCGCCTCATGAAGAAGTACGGCAAGGCCACCCCGGAAGCACTCGTCGAGTCGGCGCTGTGGGAGGCGAGCCTGTTCGAGGAGCACGGTTTCGGCGACATCAAGATCTCGGTCAAACACAACGATCCCGTCGTCATGGTGGAGGCCTACCGGCAACTGGCCGCTCAGAGCGACTACCCGTTGCACCTCGGCGTCACCGAGGCGGGCCCGGCGTTCCAGGGCACCATCAAGTCGGCCGTCGCCTTCGGTTCGCTCCTGGCCGACGGCATCGGCGACACGATCCGCGTGTCCCTGTCCGCTCCTCCGGAGGAGGAGATCAAGGTCGGCGACGCGATCCTGCAGTCGTTGAACCTGCGTCCCCGCAAACTGGAGATCGTCTCCTGCCCGTCGTGCGGTCGCGCCCAGGTCGACGTCTACAAGCTTGCCAATGAGGTCACCGCCGGACTCGAGGGCCTCACGGTCCCGCTCCGCGTGGCCGTCATGGGCTGCGTCGTGAACGGTCCGGGCGAGGCGCGGGACGCCGACCTCGGTGTCGCCTCCGGCAACGGCAAAGGCCAGATCTTCGTCAAGGGCAAGGTCATCAAGACCGTCCCGGAATCCGAGATCGTCGAGACTCTGATCGCGGAAGCGCTGCGTATCGCGGAGGAGACGGGGGAGACTGGAGACGGTGCTCCGGTCGTTTCCGTGGGCTGA
- a CDS encoding GNAT family N-acetyltransferase, whose amino-acid sequence MLGILGDRPLGAKDGDAVGRALDLDPVASCMVAARVEAYGLSPRFLGGELWTASKPGASLAFSGANLMPLIGGAADLDVFAERALGTPRICSSVVGAADLVLPLWERLDPEWGTPREIRDDQPLLSLTGYPTIAPDPEVRLVTMSDLDVYFPAAVAMFIGEVGVDPCAGDDGRSYRRRLAALISARRVFARFDGGRVVFKAEIGSMSRKVGQIQGVWVDPEWRGRGLGAVGTAAVASAIARQGRTSSLYVNGFNGAARETYRRVGFRQVGTFATVLVD is encoded by the coding sequence GTGCTGGGGATCCTCGGTGACCGTCCGCTCGGTGCCAAGGACGGCGATGCGGTAGGTCGCGCGCTCGACCTGGATCCCGTCGCGTCGTGCATGGTCGCGGCCAGGGTGGAGGCGTACGGACTGTCGCCCCGATTCCTCGGTGGGGAACTGTGGACCGCCTCCAAACCGGGGGCTTCGCTGGCCTTCTCCGGCGCCAATCTGATGCCGCTGATCGGTGGTGCCGCGGACCTGGACGTGTTCGCCGAACGCGCCCTCGGCACACCGCGGATCTGCTCGTCGGTCGTCGGTGCCGCCGACCTGGTGCTCCCGCTCTGGGAGCGGCTCGATCCGGAGTGGGGCACCCCGCGAGAGATCCGCGACGATCAACCGCTGCTGTCGCTGACCGGCTATCCGACCATCGCGCCCGATCCCGAGGTGCGGCTCGTCACGATGTCGGATCTCGACGTCTACTTCCCGGCCGCGGTCGCGATGTTCATCGGTGAGGTGGGCGTGGATCCGTGCGCCGGCGACGACGGGCGGTCGTATCGCCGCCGCCTCGCCGCGCTCATCTCCGCCCGCCGCGTCTTCGCCCGCTTCGACGGCGGCCGCGTGGTCTTCAAGGCCGAGATCGGGTCGATGTCTCGGAAGGTCGGCCAGATCCAGGGTGTCTGGGTGGACCCGGAATGGCGCGGTCGGGGACTCGGCGCCGTCGGCACCGCCGCCGTCGCCTCGGCCATCGCGAGGCAGGGCCGGACGTCGAGCCTGTACGTCAACGGCTTCAACGGTGCCGCGCGCGAGACCTATCGACGCGTCGGGTTCCGGCAGGTCGGAACCTTCGCCACCGTGCTCGTCGACTGA